The sequence GAGCATTTCGATCAGCGTGATCCCCGCATCGCGCGCGGCCGGCGGTTGGGTCATGCGGCGGAGGCGCCGATCAGGGTGGTTGCCCCTTGGACAACGCTGAGAACCGCGAGGCCGCGCTCGCATTGTCCGTCCTTGGTGAACTTGTAAGGGCCGAGAACCCCGTCGAATCCCGCTTCCCGGAGCAAGCCGTCGCGCGATTGTCGATCGAGCCGGCCAAGGATCCGGGCCATTTCCACGGCGTCGAAGGTGAGGCCCGCGACGATCCCGGCTTCGTTGCCGGTTTCATTTTCCAGGGCGTTCGCGAATGCTTCGAACCGCACCGGGTCCGGCGCGGCGAACCAGCCCCCGATCAGCGCGGGCACGCGAAACGGCGCGATGGTGCCCCATTGTTCGGACCCGAGAAGCTGCACGCCAGCCGCTTTCAGCGCAGCGGCCTGCGCTTCGAACGGACCACCGACCACGGGAAGATAGACCGCATCGGGCAGCTGACCGCCGTTGGCCTGCCTGAGGCGCGCGACGACACCGTCGGCCGATGCAAGCGTCAGCGGCTCGGGCATCTTTATCCCGAACGCCCCGGCGGTGGAACGGGCGGCGGTGGCCGCCAAAGCGCCGAACGGACCGGGAGGGACGATGACGGCGACGTTTCTTTTCCCCCGTGTCGCCGCGAAACCGATCACCGCACGGGCCGATTGCAGCGGCGTCACGCCGAAAACAAAGAGGTTCCCGCCCGCGATTGAACTGTCGTTCGAAAGCGAAACGACCGGCAC is a genomic window of Sulfitobacter alexandrii containing:
- a CDS encoding penicillin-binding protein activator, whose amino-acid sequence is MPHQGVSRSDQQWTETGSVSRRRMLKVLGGSSALLCLGACEGGFSLGGGNDLPPAGTIGQAALLAPLSGPQASIGQMMAATASLGGQPTNLGAEVAVLDAGGDTATAVTAATAAVESGARMILGPLFSQQARAVAESVGRSVPVVSLSNDSSIAGGNLFVFGVTPLQSARAVIGFAATRGKRNVAVIVPPGPFGALAATAARSTAGAFGIKMPEPLTLASADGVVARLRQANGGQLPDAVYLPVVGGPFEAQAAALKAAGVQLLGSEQWGTIAPFRVPALIGGWFAAPDPVRFEAFANALENETGNEAGIVAGLTFDAVEMARILGRLDRQSRDGLLREAGFDGVLGPYKFTKDGQCERGLAVLSVVQGATTLIGASAA